The following coding sequences lie in one Arachis ipaensis cultivar K30076 chromosome B03, Araip1.1, whole genome shotgun sequence genomic window:
- the LOC107630829 gene encoding heavy metal-associated isoprenylated plant protein 7 isoform X2, with protein MGEEVKKVEETKAEEPKKEEGEKKPEESKDGKVVEEAAAPAAPPEIVLKVFMHCEGCARKVRRSLRGFPGVEDVITDCKSHKVVVKGEKADPLKVRERVQRKSHRQVELLSPIPVPEPEAPKEDKKPEEQEDPKPEEKKKEPEVIRVVLQAHMHCEACAQEIKRRIERMKGVESAEPDLKNSQVSVKGVFEVANLVDYVYKRTGKQVVVVKQETVENKEESNKDGGKEEKKGEEGDGDKDKKEGSQVEENKEKKGEEAAAAAAEGGTEESNKVVELKKNEYYYMPPRYGYGGGNMEYYAAYPGPGYPPQIFSDENPNACTVM; from the exons ATGGGCGAG GAAGTGAAGAAGGTCGAGGAGACTAAAGCAGAGGAaccaaagaaggaagaaggggagaAGAAGCCTGAGGAATCCAAGGATGGGAAGGTAGTTGAGGAAGCTGCAGCCCCAGCAGCGCCCCCAGAGATTGTGCTTAAGGTGTTCATGCATTGCGAGGGTTGTGCACGCAAGGTTCGTCGCTCCCTTAGAGGATTCCCAG GGGTTGAGGATGTGATAACAGATTGTAAGAGTCACAAGGTGGTGGTTAAAGGAGAGAAAGCTGATCCTCTCAAGGTTAGGGAGAGAGTCCAGAGGAAGAGCCACAGACAAGTTGAGCTTCTCTCTCCCATTCCAGTTCCAGAACCAGAGGCGCCAAAAGAAGACAAGAAACCCGAAGAGCAAGAGGATCCTAAGCCCGAGGAGAAGAAAAAAGAG CCTGAGGTCATCAGAGTAGTTCTGCAAGCTCACATGCATTGTGAAGCATGTGCGCAGGAAATCAAGAGACGCATTGAGAGAATGAAGG GAGTTGAGTCAGCAGAACCGGATCTGAAGAACTCGCAAGTGAGCGTGAAGGGGGTGTTTGAAGTTGCAAACTTAGTGGACTACGTTTACAAGAGGACCGGGAAGCAAGTAGTGGTAGTGAAGCAAGAAACTGTAGAGAATAAAGAAGAATCCAATAAAGATGGTggcaaagaagagaagaagggtgAGGAAGGTGATGGCGACAAAGACAAGAAGGAAGGCAGTCAAgtagaagagaacaaagagaagaaaggagaagaagcagcagcagcagcagctgaAGGAGGGACAGAAGAGAGCAACAAGGTGGTTGAACTGAAGAAGAATGAATATTACTACATGCCACCAAGGTATGGCTATGGTGGTGGCAACATGGAATACTATGCAGCTTATCCTGGTCCAGGTTACCCTCCTCAGATCTTCAGTGATGAGAACCCCAATGCATGTACTGTGATGTAA
- the LOC107630829 gene encoding heavy metal-associated isoprenylated plant protein 7 isoform X1 — protein MTQQEVKKVEETKAEEPKKEEGEKKPEESKDGKVVEEAAAPAAPPEIVLKVFMHCEGCARKVRRSLRGFPGVEDVITDCKSHKVVVKGEKADPLKVRERVQRKSHRQVELLSPIPVPEPEAPKEDKKPEEQEDPKPEEKKKEPEVIRVVLQAHMHCEACAQEIKRRIERMKGVESAEPDLKNSQVSVKGVFEVANLVDYVYKRTGKQVVVVKQETVENKEESNKDGGKEEKKGEEGDGDKDKKEGSQVEENKEKKGEEAAAAAAEGGTEESNKVVELKKNEYYYMPPRYGYGGGNMEYYAAYPGPGYPPQIFSDENPNACTVM, from the exons ATGACTCAACAG GAAGTGAAGAAGGTCGAGGAGACTAAAGCAGAGGAaccaaagaaggaagaaggggagaAGAAGCCTGAGGAATCCAAGGATGGGAAGGTAGTTGAGGAAGCTGCAGCCCCAGCAGCGCCCCCAGAGATTGTGCTTAAGGTGTTCATGCATTGCGAGGGTTGTGCACGCAAGGTTCGTCGCTCCCTTAGAGGATTCCCAG GGGTTGAGGATGTGATAACAGATTGTAAGAGTCACAAGGTGGTGGTTAAAGGAGAGAAAGCTGATCCTCTCAAGGTTAGGGAGAGAGTCCAGAGGAAGAGCCACAGACAAGTTGAGCTTCTCTCTCCCATTCCAGTTCCAGAACCAGAGGCGCCAAAAGAAGACAAGAAACCCGAAGAGCAAGAGGATCCTAAGCCCGAGGAGAAGAAAAAAGAG CCTGAGGTCATCAGAGTAGTTCTGCAAGCTCACATGCATTGTGAAGCATGTGCGCAGGAAATCAAGAGACGCATTGAGAGAATGAAGG GAGTTGAGTCAGCAGAACCGGATCTGAAGAACTCGCAAGTGAGCGTGAAGGGGGTGTTTGAAGTTGCAAACTTAGTGGACTACGTTTACAAGAGGACCGGGAAGCAAGTAGTGGTAGTGAAGCAAGAAACTGTAGAGAATAAAGAAGAATCCAATAAAGATGGTggcaaagaagagaagaagggtgAGGAAGGTGATGGCGACAAAGACAAGAAGGAAGGCAGTCAAgtagaagagaacaaagagaagaaaggagaagaagcagcagcagcagcagctgaAGGAGGGACAGAAGAGAGCAACAAGGTGGTTGAACTGAAGAAGAATGAATATTACTACATGCCACCAAGGTATGGCTATGGTGGTGGCAACATGGAATACTATGCAGCTTATCCTGGTCCAGGTTACCCTCCTCAGATCTTCAGTGATGAGAACCCCAATGCATGTACTGTGATGTAA